One genomic region from Aggregicoccus sp. 17bor-14 encodes:
- a CDS encoding metal-dependent hydrolase: protein MLITLPLLAALLGAAPAASAPAPQHFRVTWLGHAAFEVVSPGGTRLLIDPWLKENPRAPEAWRDLGRVAKEPPAAILLTHSHGDHAQDVHALARLTGAPVVGTGETLRWLKVPEPQQLTVNVGGSLRIGDVTVHPVPAMHSCEPDGRPLGYVLVLPDGHSLYHTGDTWLFGDMALVQELLHPDVVLLNVGGGPYGMDPRTAALALRKYFKPSVVVPMHFATFEPLSTEAQVREAFAGDARVRYLVPGTPASL from the coding sequence GTGCTCATCACCCTGCCGCTGCTCGCGGCCCTGCTGGGCGCCGCGCCCGCCGCCAGCGCCCCCGCCCCGCAGCACTTCCGCGTCACCTGGCTGGGCCACGCCGCCTTCGAGGTGGTGTCGCCCGGCGGCACGCGCCTGCTCATCGACCCGTGGCTGAAGGAGAACCCGCGCGCGCCCGAGGCGTGGCGCGACCTCGGGCGCGTGGCGAAGGAGCCTCCCGCGGCCATCCTCCTCACGCACTCGCACGGAGACCACGCGCAGGACGTGCACGCGCTCGCGCGCCTCACGGGCGCGCCGGTGGTGGGCACGGGCGAGACGCTGCGCTGGCTCAAGGTGCCCGAGCCCCAGCAGCTCACCGTCAACGTGGGCGGCTCACTGCGCATCGGCGACGTCACCGTGCACCCGGTGCCGGCCATGCACTCGTGCGAGCCGGATGGCCGGCCCCTGGGCTACGTGCTCGTCCTGCCAGACGGACACTCGCTCTACCACACGGGCGACACCTGGCTCTTCGGGGACATGGCCCTGGTGCAGGAGCTGCTCCACCCGGACGTGGTGCTGCTCAACGTGGGCGGCGGCCCCTACGGGATGGACCCGCGCACCGCGGCGCTCGCGCTGCGCAAGTACTTCAAGCCGTCGGTGGTGGTCCCCATGCACTTCGCCACCTTCGAGCCCCTCTCCACCGAGGCCCAGGTGCGCGAGGCCTTCGCCGGCGACGCGCGCGTGCGCTACCTCGTCCCCGGCACGCCCGCCTCACTCTGA
- a CDS encoding AraC family transcriptional regulator: MRPPEPPAPQLLPPRLPGVEVVRVTRDTRLWSGVSTRYGVAVVEAGAFDFWYRGRAWTLSPGRLKLKEPGEVHRDLRVHAPVTCQSLSLDVPLVQRAARELGLVAPPPLRPVTDGQGRMERLGHALHTALRDPGADTLALQSLLTELLAQLLGGAIADEGPMRARRAALRARDVLHASVEQGASLEALATAAGLGRFHLLRTFRREFGLTPHAYLTHLRVARARELLACGVSAARAALDVGLYDQSQLHRHFVRIVGVSPGAYARAVRGTSTSPKRA, from the coding sequence GTGAGGCCCCCCGAGCCCCCGGCCCCGCAGCTCCTGCCCCCGCGGCTGCCGGGTGTGGAGGTGGTGCGCGTGACGCGCGACACGCGCCTGTGGTCCGGCGTCTCCACCCGCTACGGCGTGGCGGTGGTCGAGGCCGGTGCCTTCGACTTCTGGTACCGCGGCAGGGCGTGGACGCTCTCCCCCGGGCGGCTGAAGCTGAAGGAGCCGGGCGAGGTGCACCGCGACCTGCGCGTGCACGCGCCGGTGACGTGCCAGTCGCTCTCCCTCGACGTGCCGCTCGTGCAGAGGGCGGCGCGCGAGCTCGGCCTCGTCGCGCCGCCGCCGCTGCGGCCCGTGACGGACGGGCAGGGCCGGATGGAGCGGCTGGGCCACGCGCTGCACACGGCGCTGCGCGATCCCGGTGCGGACACGCTCGCCCTGCAGTCGCTGCTGACGGAGCTGCTCGCGCAACTGCTCGGCGGGGCCATAGCGGACGAAGGCCCGATGCGTGCGCGCAGGGCGGCGCTGCGCGCTCGCGACGTGCTGCACGCCTCGGTGGAGCAAGGCGCGAGCCTGGAGGCGCTGGCCACGGCGGCGGGCCTCGGGCGCTTCCACCTGCTGCGCACCTTCCGCCGCGAGTTCGGGCTGACGCCGCACGCCTACCTCACGCACCTGCGCGTGGCGCGGGCGCGCGAGCTGCTCGCGTGCGGCGTGAGCGCAGCGCGCGCGGCGCTGGACGTGGGCCTCTACGACCAGAGCCAGCTGCACCGGCACTTCGTGCGCATCGTGGGCGTGAGCCCGGGCGCCTACGCGCGCGCAGTGCGCGGCACGTCAACTTCGCCCAAGCGCGCGTAG
- a CDS encoding AraC family transcriptional regulator, which produces MDGAPTPDLLGQLLERTRLRGQLYCRTVARAPWGLRFPPTAVATLHLVTAGRGCLVQGREVIALGTGDVVLLPRGEGHAVADSPRTPKLPLEQWLAERGDAPVHALGGSGAESRFLCGHFAFEEPGVHPVMRLLPERVHLRGDSEAVRAMGPTVALLEQEYERAERGATVVASRLLDVLLVQVLRAWADAQPVGGAGWLGALGDRSLASALGWMHAEPGRDWSVEELARRSGTSRATLARRFAAELGMAPHAYLTQLRMQEAAAHLRRGDEGLAAVAARVGYDSEFAFNRAFRRHMGMPPGAFRRSTRS; this is translated from the coding sequence ATGGATGGCGCCCCCACTCCCGACCTCCTCGGCCAGCTCCTCGAGCGCACCCGGCTGCGAGGGCAGCTCTACTGCCGCACCGTGGCGCGTGCGCCCTGGGGGCTGCGCTTCCCGCCCACGGCCGTGGCCACCCTGCACCTCGTCACCGCGGGACGCGGGTGCCTGGTGCAGGGGCGGGAGGTCATCGCGCTGGGGACCGGAGACGTCGTGCTGCTGCCCCGGGGAGAGGGGCATGCCGTGGCCGACTCTCCGCGCACCCCGAAGCTGCCCCTGGAGCAGTGGCTGGCCGAGCGCGGTGACGCGCCCGTGCACGCGCTGGGCGGCAGCGGTGCGGAGTCGCGCTTCCTCTGCGGCCACTTCGCCTTCGAGGAGCCCGGGGTGCACCCGGTGATGCGCCTGCTGCCCGAGCGCGTGCACCTGCGCGGGGACTCCGAGGCGGTGCGCGCCATGGGGCCCACGGTGGCGCTGCTGGAGCAGGAGTACGAGCGCGCCGAGCGCGGCGCGACGGTGGTCGCGTCCCGGCTGCTCGACGTGCTGCTGGTGCAGGTGCTGCGCGCGTGGGCGGACGCGCAGCCGGTGGGCGGGGCGGGGTGGCTGGGGGCGCTCGGGGACCGGAGCCTCGCGAGCGCGTTGGGCTGGATGCACGCCGAGCCCGGGCGGGACTGGAGCGTGGAGGAGCTGGCGCGCCGCTCGGGGACCTCCCGGGCCACGCTCGCGCGGCGCTTCGCGGCCGAGCTCGGGATGGCGCCGCACGCGTACCTCACGCAGCTGCGCATGCAGGAGGCCGCCGCGCACCTGCGTCGGGGGGACGAAGGGCTCGCGGCAGTCGCGGCGCGCGTGGGCTACGACTCCGAGTTCGCATTCAACCGCGCGTTCCGCCGGCACATGGGCATGCCTCCCGGCGCATTCCGGCGAAGCACGAGGTCCTGA
- a CDS encoding DUF4267 domain-containing protein → METNRSALSWKLTSPTALLTLLLGGFMLFLSVNTTLHPVSAGQGFGIPSTGADALPWLSVKAGRDLGIALALFGLVFTRQRLAAGIFVLATIVMPVVDALTVVKAGTPLLYALCVHGSAALFGVLLGAALLRGHGARALGRVAG, encoded by the coding sequence ATGGAGACGAACCGCTCCGCCTTGTCCTGGAAGCTCACCTCGCCCACCGCCCTGCTGACGCTGCTGCTGGGTGGCTTCATGCTGTTCCTCAGCGTCAACACCACCCTCCATCCGGTGAGCGCCGGTCAGGGCTTCGGGATTCCGTCCACGGGAGCCGACGCCCTGCCCTGGCTGAGCGTCAAGGCGGGGAGGGACCTCGGCATCGCGCTGGCCCTCTTCGGGCTGGTCTTCACGCGGCAGCGGCTCGCGGCGGGCATCTTCGTGCTCGCCACGATCGTGATGCCCGTGGTGGATGCGCTGACGGTCGTGAAGGCGGGCACCCCGCTCCTCTACGCCCTCTGCGTGCACGGCAGCGCCGCTCTCTTCGGCGTCCTCCTCGGCGCGGCGCTGCTGCGCGGCCACGGCGCCCGCGCACTGGGCCGCGTCGCAGGGTGA
- a CDS encoding DUF4142 domain-containing protein, whose amino-acid sequence MRKHIGSWLVAGALLVGGPGLAQSSADAGTASAGTDALTTAKQLIGQDESGLLQRLHQANKMEVELGQLAQQKATDSDVKQYGQMMVTDHQALDQQLKAYAQKKGVTLSEDEPSAANDTEKAVMEAEKASKAKLQALQGPSFQYAYVADMVEDHDMDISKVAAAMEQFKSNAELVKMLEATAPKLTEHRERAYTLLGRHKAKAHMASSGKK is encoded by the coding sequence ATGAGAAAGCACATCGGAAGCTGGCTGGTCGCAGGCGCACTGCTGGTGGGCGGCCCCGGGCTCGCGCAGAGCAGCGCGGACGCAGGCACCGCCAGCGCAGGCACCGACGCCCTCACCACCGCGAAGCAGCTCATCGGCCAGGACGAGAGCGGCCTGCTGCAGCGCCTGCACCAGGCGAACAAGATGGAGGTCGAGCTGGGCCAGCTCGCCCAGCAGAAGGCGACCGACAGCGACGTGAAGCAGTATGGGCAGATGATGGTCACCGACCACCAGGCGCTCGACCAGCAGCTGAAGGCCTACGCCCAGAAGAAGGGCGTCACGCTCTCCGAGGACGAGCCGAGCGCGGCCAACGACACCGAGAAGGCGGTGATGGAGGCCGAGAAGGCGAGCAAGGCGAAGCTTCAGGCGCTGCAGGGCCCGAGCTTCCAGTACGCCTACGTCGCGGACATGGTCGAGGACCACGACATGGACATCTCCAAGGTCGCCGCGGCGATGGAGCAGTTCAAGAGCAACGCGGAGCTGGTGAAGATGCTCGAGGCGACGGCCCCCAAGCTCACCGAGCACCGCGAGCGCGCCTACACGCTGCTCGGCCGCCACAAGGCGAAGGCGCACATGGCGAGCAGCGGCAAGAAGTGA
- a CDS encoding TM2 domain-containing protein yields the protein MKTKGTAIILAFFLGGFGIHKFYLGRTLAGVLYLLFFWTFIPALLALVDIVVLAAMDQQKFDARFNAGVQQTLLAG from the coding sequence ATGAAGACCAAGGGCACCGCCATCATTCTGGCCTTCTTCCTCGGCGGATTCGGGATCCACAAGTTCTACTTGGGCCGGACACTGGCGGGGGTGCTCTACCTCCTCTTCTTCTGGACCTTCATCCCTGCCCTGCTCGCGCTCGTCGACATCGTCGTGCTCGCGGCCATGGATCAGCAGAAGTTCGACGCGCGCTTCAACGCGGGCGTGCAGCAGACGCTGCTCGCGGGCTGA
- a CDS encoding SMI1/KNR4 family protein has protein sequence MPSDDVQDTWREIESVLLGAGPAQLFALNPPAAEAGLAALERELGTALPAPLKALLRIHDGQQDTAACGVFFGLTFLSVQGIGLHWRNWRSLAEEGMDDALAGSMTSRPPGMIKPVYFNARWLPFTDDAGGNHLGVDGDPDTHGTAGQVIAFGRDEDEKRLLGSSVDDFLRRFLAQLRSVRWSLAKGYWSFEDPAHRKSYPLWGAL, from the coding sequence ATGCCCAGCGATGACGTGCAGGACACGTGGCGGGAGATCGAGTCGGTGCTGCTCGGCGCAGGCCCAGCACAGCTGTTCGCGCTCAACCCGCCGGCCGCAGAGGCCGGGCTCGCGGCGCTCGAGCGGGAGCTCGGCACGGCGCTGCCCGCCCCACTGAAGGCGCTGCTGCGCATCCACGACGGGCAGCAGGACACGGCCGCCTGCGGCGTGTTCTTCGGTCTCACGTTCCTCTCGGTGCAGGGCATCGGCCTGCACTGGCGCAACTGGCGCTCGCTCGCCGAAGAGGGAATGGACGACGCCCTCGCCGGGTCGATGACGTCCCGGCCGCCGGGGATGATCAAGCCGGTGTACTTCAACGCGAGGTGGCTCCCGTTCACGGACGACGCAGGGGGCAATCACCTCGGCGTCGACGGCGATCCGGACACCCACGGCACCGCGGGCCAGGTCATCGCCTTCGGGCGTGACGAGGACGAGAAGCGGCTCCTCGGGAGCTCGGTGGACGACTTCCTGCGGCGCTTCCTGGCGCAGCTGCGGAGCGTCCGGTGGTCGCTCGCCAAGGGGTACTGGAGCTTCGAGGACCCCGCGCACCGCAAGAGCTACCCGCTCTGGGGCGCGTTGTAG